Proteins encoded by one window of Xiphophorus couchianus chromosome 13, X_couchianus-1.0, whole genome shotgun sequence:
- the prrc2a gene encoding protein PRRC2A isoform X2 produces the protein MSERSGQTAKGKEGKTKYASLNLFDTYKGKSLETQKPVVPPRHGLQSLGKVASARRMPPPANLPSLKAENKGNDPNVSLVPKDGTGWASKQEPADPKSTDALSAPQPESQQPVASQIAAPTRPRTPPISEALAPPSTQAVGARSWAQASVTHGTQGDGGKGSNLPSPFSREEFPTLQSAGDQDKAGREPATADQWYGPGPSLRPQNVTSWRDGGGRALAPTLPGEGAAEGGTGGALVMDGAAGVPHPNPQIQGPPRNPPAGSPALPLPQPPMGPGFPPFRGIMPPFMYPPYLPFPGPYGPQGPYRYPPPGEGPPPRFSRGQGPDSRAQGGPRDSGEMVKRPSILKQDDLKELDELDHDGDDGWAGANEEIDYSAKLKFSDDEADEEGDEDKRESKNDSREQQRSQDAPTANSHSRASDSGGESRHTPPSNADGAPQPPSSKPGWAEEGSSGWGNQGAPSSYQGRRPGLGGPREQPSPPPGPLLGPGPYSFYRQDRPHGQGSLLGPGKPAAAAAQLQPASAGPAASSQPGLLVHGSQGDDEDETWRQRRQQSSSEISAAVERARRRREEEERRMEEERRAACAEKLKRLDEKQQQQQGSGPAAAAGSSKTPGLDGNSTAATAGSPSPSISASSPNISQPASPCVDPEEPPVLAAQSGSGSGASDRRRASSNSSYDSTADVQQCPQPAVSQPQQPTLDVPPSVESKEESAGSSHVRAGSGSERGVEPVKMESSGVGVGRQAGGPPGQGYSKYQKSLPPRFQRQQQEQLLKQQQQWQQQQHSQASQSQLSPQPQAPQGPSPGSTPQPGPGPKQGGPLYQPGSMVRPPPLPMNFDPRWIMMPYMDPRVMQGRPPPMEYYSAGMHPSGKNYFTIAGLIGRERSDSGGSGSEPFDRQQQHPGHPHRGTPPIDPKLAWGPEVFPGGADNRGLTSPLRQKQEEEDVGKGPRSDTPPHRLRDGGLGPVQQPSSSSGTSSQTPPPPVGVQVGSQGGTHHPHHYIGGRGNYSNFPDQGARMPPHPQQRQGERGNQPHGFTHPDDGPSRGSQQVQIWGAPHSHYDRNGRADLPTVEGSAHLPHHHSHHHQQPQFPLNPHKVENSRDRGGEAPAKKTDSSPPLHQPSLSSSCSSSSSSAREDGKAAQHHPPPLREGEAVVGERGSNSHMKPDKPGPTFLAHSNQNPLQHGGHNQTQQHPHSKSNQRGGREHKTETQWGPRPGSNSMGGGSSHGRRGNNAGGGRGEDPSSTPSDHKSSNQTGGNNPNKRAGPIKKPLLKEIKREGVEVDGGDKQGKEKEQDGGQPASMKQDASSMPQNASTATKEEQNHTAKARSGGKERASGGGGGSGRGSKEVDSLSSGFPSRRDRDRSFERGGMPAKGGRPSRGRGGEFYRGGRGYRGTYTASAGPAGGGRGRMGARSGRDYRSSTGGGHHQEAKGDGSGVRHGQDRSQHNPARARNRSETRSEGSEYEEIPKRRRERGSETGSESGGSDLGHSDKEEHQKPNSKNCSGNAGATGNVSSVAPRVSQARVFTPRGVPSRRGRGGGGGGGNMYRGSGTVGGPVGSHRVGPGSGSYAGSSKSATSGRKQQGPPLTSGPKDLGRGGGAGEKKDKVVDGGQNQGVNPPPPSLPATAPPAVASAENGGVIIQQAATNPAPNSNTPPHPANRGHPPGGFDRPPRRRRHGRSQHQQDKPPRFRRLKERENAARINGGVGVIGGGRPSSPSLNSVQDSNGGPAVAPVAGNAPNHGSSLSTNNNNNSGGQPNNTNNHHYYNQSNAAPAHAQHHHNHGAKSPDFTNQNSDQANEEWETASESSDFTEFRDRDAGGGKSYVSHHHHHPGRGGGGGLVDRDMAGKEPSANKRSFSSQRPGMERQNRRVSAGGGGGRGPRGPPGGGGSGAPANGGGNRGEKRGNWPSPKNRK, from the exons ATGTCAGAGCGCTCTGGGCAAACTGCAAAGGGGAAGGAAGGCAAAACCAAGTATGCGTCTCTCAACTTGTTTGATACATACAAAGGAAAGAGCCTTGAAACACAAAAGCCTGTTG TTCCCCCCCGCCATGGCCTGCAGTCTCTTGGTAAAGTTGCCTCCGCGCGGCGCATGCCACCACCTGCCAACCTGCCCAGTCTGAAGGCGGAGAACAAAGGCAACGACCCCAACGTCTCGCTCGTTCCCAAAGACGGCACAGGATGGGCAAGCAAACAGGAACCAGCAGACCCAAAGAG TACCGATGCATTGTCAGCACCGCAGCCGGAATCGCAGCAGCCTGTGGCTTCACAGATAGCTGCACCGACCCGCCCGAGAACCCCACCAATTTCAGAG GCTCTGGCCCCACCTTCAACACAGGCCGTAGGGGCAAGGTCGTGGGCACAGGCCAGCGTTACACATGGAACACAAGGGGATG GTGGAAAGGGATCAAACCTACCGTCGCCGTTCTCTCGCGAGGAATTTCCCACCCTGCAGTCGGCTGGCGACCAGGACAAAGCTGGCAGAGAACCGGCCACTGCAGATCAGTGGTATGGGCCCGGACCAAGCCTCCGCCCCCAGA ACGTTACAAGTTGGCGGGACGGTGGGGGCCGAGCCTTGGCGCCCACCCTGCCTGGGGAGGGGGCAGCGGAGGGGGGCACAGGTGGAGCGCTGGTGATGGATGGGGCAGCTGGGGTCCCCCATCCAAACCCCCAGATCCAAGGGCCACCTAGGAATCCCCCTGCAGGCAGCCCCGCCTTGCCCCTGCCCCAGCCCCCCATGGGGCCCGGGTTTCCTCCATTTCGAGGGATCATGCCACCCTTC aTGTATCCCCCCTATCTCCCGTTCCCGGGCCCCTATGGCCCTCAGGGGCCCTACAGGTACCCGCCACCTGGGGAGGGGCCACCTCCAAG GTTCTCTCGTGGACAGGGGCCTGACAGCAGGGCCCAGGGCGGCCCTCGGGATTCAGGGGAAATGGTGAAACGCCCCTCCATCTTGAAGCAGGACGACCTGAAGGAGCTGGATGAGCTGGATCACGACGGAGACGATGGCTGGGCAG GGGCGAATGAGGAGATTGATTACTCCGCCAAGCTGAAATTCAGTGacgatgaagctgatgaagagGGAGACGAAGACAAAAGGGAGAGCAAGAATGACTCGCG TGAGCAGCAGAGGTCCCAGGACGCTCCCACTGCAAACTCTCACTCCCGAGCCTCGGACAGCGGCGGGGAAAGTCGCCACACGCCTCCCTCGAACGCTGACGGAGCCCCACAGCCCCCCTCCAGCAAGCCAGGATGGGCCGAGGAGGGAAGCAGCGGCTGGGGAAACCAGGGGGCGCCTTCCAGCTATCAG GGGCGCAGGCCTGGATTGGGTGGCCCCCGGGAGCAGCCCTCCCCCCCACCTGGGCCGCTCCTCGGACCAGGGCCCTACTCCTTTTATCGACAG GACCGGCCGCACGGTCAGGGTTCGCTCCTCGGCCCAGGAAAACCCGCCGCTGCCGCCGCCCAGCTCCAGCCAGCATCAGCGGGTCCGGCCGCCTCCTCTCAGCCCGGCCTGCTGGTCCACGGCTCCCAGGGAGACGACGAAGACGAGACCTGGCGTCAGCGCCGGCAGCAGTCCTCCTCTGAGATCTCTGCGGCCGTTGAGCGAGCCCGTCGCCGACGCGAGGAGGAGGAACGCAGGATGGAGGAGGAGCGACGGGCCGCCTGCGCCGAGAAGCTGAAGAGGCTCGacgagaagcagcagcagcagcagggcagCGGCCCGGCAGCCGCCGCCGGCAGCAGCAAGACCCCCGGCCTCGACGGGAACTCTACTGCTGCTACGGCCGGCAGCCCCAGTCCGTCGATTTCAGCGTCCTCCCCGAATATCAGCCAGCCGGCCTCCCCCTGCGTGGACCCCGAAGAGCCTCCGGTGCTGGCAGCCCAGTCCGGGTCCGGCTCTGGAGCGAGCGACCGCCGGCGAgccagcagcaacagcagctacGACTCGACTGCAG ATGTCCAGCAGTGTCCCCAGCCAGCTGTGTCCCAGCCACAGCAGCCCACTCTGGATGTCCCTCCGTCAGTGGAGAGTAAGGAAGAGTCCGCAGGCAGTTCTCACGTCCGTGCAGGAAGTGGCAGTGAAAGAGGCGTCGAGCCGGTGAAGATGGAGAGTTCTGGTGTAGGAGTGGGCCGTCAAGCCGGCGGTCCTCCTGGCCAGGGTTACTCCAAGTACCAGAAGTCTCTACCACCTCGCTTTCAGAGGCAGCAGCAG GAGCAGCttctgaagcagcagcagcagtggcagcagcagcagcacagtcAGGCTTCCCAGAGTCAGCTGTCCCCCCAGCCCCAGGCGCCTCAGGGTCCGTCCCCAGGCTCCACCCCCCAGCCGGGCCCTGGGCCAAAGCAGGGCGGACCCCTCTATCAGCCAGGCAGCATGGTGCGACCTCCACCTCTGCCCATGAATTTTGATCCTCGCTGGATTATGATGCCCTACATGGACCCTCGCGTGATGCAAGGTCGCCCTCCTCCCATGGAATATTATTCAGCTGGCATGCACCCGTCTG gaaaaaattatttcactattGCAGGGCTTATTGGTCGTGAACGATCCGATTCAGGCGGCTCTGGTTCAGAACCTTTCgacaggcagcagcagcatcctggCCACCCTCACCGTGGGACCCCCCCTATAGACCCAAAGCTGGCCTGGGGGCCGGAGGTGTTCCCTGGAGGAGCGGATAACCGCGGCCTGACGTCTCCGTTGAGAcagaagcaggaggaggaggatgtggGGAAAGGACCCAG AAGTGACACTCCTCCACACCGCCTGCGCGACGGAGGACTGGGACCAGTTCAGCAGCCCAGCTCATCATCTGGGACCTCCAGTcaaactcctcctcctcccgttGGTGTGCAAGTTGGCAGCCAGGGAGGCACACACCACCCTCATCACTACATCGGAGGGCGGGGCAACTACAGCAACTTCCCCGACCAGGGTGCAAGGATGCCTCCCCACCCGCAGCAGAGGCAGGGCGAAAGAGGCAACCAGCCCCACGGCTTCACCCATCCAGATGACGGGCCTTCTCGAGGATCTCAGCAGGTGCAGATATGGGGAGCCCCACATTCTCATTACGACCGTAACGGCCGTGCAGACCTCCCCACCGTGGAGGGCAGCGCTCATCTTCCCCACCACCACAGCCACCACCATCAGCAGCCTCAGTTCCCCCTGAACCCCCACAAAGTAGAAAACAGTCGTGACAGGGGTGGCGAGGCTCCCGCCAAGAAGACGGACTCTTCTCCACCTCTTCACCAGCCATCCCTGTCATCCTcatgctcctcttcctcctcctctgccagGGAGGATGGGAAGGCGGCCCAGCATCACCCGCCACCTCTGAGGGAGGGTGAGGCTGTTGTAGGCGAGAGAGGCAGCAACAGTCACATGAAACCAGACAAACCTGGCCCCACGTTTCTGGCCCATTCCAACCAAAACCCTCTTCAGCATGGCGGTCATAATCAGACTCAGCAGCATCCTCACTCTAAATCAAACCAAAGAGGAGGGCGTGAGCATAAAACGGAGACGCAGTGGGGCCCACGGCCTGGAAGCAACAGCATGGGCGGGGGATCCTCCCACGGCAGGAGGGGTAACaatgcaggaggaggaagaggagaggaccCCTCCAGTACTCCATCAGACCACAAATCCTCCAACCAGACAGGAGGCAACAACCCCAACAAGAGGGCTGGTCCAATCAAGAAGCCTCTgctgaaggaaataaagaggGAAGGAGTGGAGGTTGATGGAGGAGACAAACAAGGCAAGGAGAAAGAGCAAGATGGCGGCCAACCCGCCTCCATGAAGCAGGACGCCTCCTCTATGCCCCAGAATGCCTCGACTGCAACAAAAGAGGAGCAGAACCATACAGCTAAAGCCAGGAGTGGAGGGAAAGAACGGGCCtctggaggtggaggagggtcCGGCAGAGGGTCCAAGGAAGTAGACTCATTGTCTTCTGGGTTTCCCTCCAGGAGGGACAGAGACCGCTCCTTCGAAAGAGGCGGAATGCCTGCGAAAGGGGGCAGACCCAGTCGGGGACGAGGAGGAGAGTTCTACCGCGGTGGCCGTGGTTACCGGGGTACGTACACTGCCAGTGCTGGACCAGCTGGCGGCGGTCGTGGTAGGATGGGAGCGAGGAGTGGGAGAGACTACCGCTCCTCTACTGGGGGCGGCCACCACCAAGAAGCCAAGGGTGACGGATCTGGTGTTCGGCACGGCCAGGACCGGTCTCAGCATAACCCGGCGAGAGCGAGAAATCGCAGCGAGACCCGCAGCGAGGGCTCAGAGTATGAAGAAATACCCAAGAGGAGGAGGGAGCGAGGTTCGGAAACGGGCAGTGAGAGTGGGGGCAGTGACCTCGGTCACTCTGACAAGGAAGAACACCAGAAACCCAACTCCAAGAACTGTTCAGGGAACGCCGGAGCCACAGGGAATGTCTCTTCAGTGGCACCCAGAGTTTCTCAGGCTCGCGTGTTCACCCCCAGGGGGGTTCCCTCTAGAAGGGGCAGGGGTGGAGGCGGCGGAGGGGGAAACATGTACAGGGGCAGTGGCACCGTTGGAGGGCCTGTTGGGAGTCACCGGGTCGGACCTGGCTCAGGTTCTTACGCCGGGTCATCAAAGTCTGCCACTTCAGGCCGGAAACAGCAAGGtccacctctgacctctggacCCAAAGATCTGGGTCGAGGGGGGGGTGCAGGAGAAAAGAAGGACAAGGTGGTAGATGGAGGTCAGAATCAAGGGGTCAACCCGCCTCCGCCATCTTTACCTGCCACGGCGCCTCCTGCTGTGGCGTCCGCTGAGAACGGAGGAGTGATCATCCAACAAGCTGCAACCAATCCCGCCCCGAACTCAAACACCCCCCCACATCCTGCGAACCGGGGCCACCCTCCCGGTGGGTTCGACCGACCCCCAAGGCGACGCCGTCATGGCCGCTCTCAACACCAGCAGGACAAGCCTCCCCGCTTCCGCAGACTGAAGGAGCGAGAGAACGCAGCGCGCATCAACGGCGGTGTCGGCGTCATCGGCGGCGGCAGACCTTCGTCTCCTTCCCTGAATTCGGTTCAGGACAGTAATGGAGGTCCGGCGGTTGCCCCCGTCGCAGGAAACGCCCCGAACCACGGCTCCAGTCtgagcaccaacaacaacaacaacagcggTGGGCAGCCcaacaacacaaacaaccaTCACTACTACAACCAGAGCAACGCTGCCCCAGCCCACGCCCAACACCACCACAACCACGGAGCCAAGTCTCCGGACTTCACCAACCAGAACTCGGACCAGGCCAACGAGGAGTGGGAAACCGCCTCCGAGAGCAGCGACTTCACCGAGTTCAGAGACAGGGACGCCGGAGGGGGGAAGTCCTACGTCtcccaccatcaccaccacccgGGTagaggcggcggcggcggtcTGGTGGATCGAGATATGGCCGGTAAAGAGCCTTCTGCGAATAAACGAAGCTTCTCCAGCCAGCGTCCCGGGATGGAGCGACAGAACAGGAGGGTCAGCGCCGGAGGAGGCGGAGGGAGAGGCCCTCGCGGCCCCCCGGGCGGTGGCGGCTCCGGTGCTCCAGCCAACGGAGGTGGCAACCGTGGGGAGAAACGTGGCAACTGGCCATCGCCCAAAAATAGGAAGTGA